Proteins from a single region of Amycolatopsis sp. CA-230715:
- a CDS encoding universal stress protein codes for MSRVQLVEEYGPAWSTGPYERGTDGPRVIVVGVDGSPTALRAGSYAAGLARRQGARLVVVYVAAPSMWTGLAAAGGADVEQQTFEEIIEQLREELRPRAEELGVSITFMVLRGEVFPELRDAATEANADMVVIGASEQAGHRLVGSVASRMVRAAVWPVVVVP; via the coding sequence GTGAGCAGGGTGCAGCTGGTGGAAGAGTACGGGCCCGCGTGGTCGACCGGGCCGTACGAACGGGGAACCGACGGGCCGAGGGTGATCGTCGTCGGGGTGGACGGATCACCGACCGCGTTACGGGCTGGCTCGTACGCGGCGGGGCTGGCGCGGCGGCAGGGCGCCAGGCTGGTTGTCGTGTACGTCGCCGCGCCGTCGATGTGGACCGGTCTGGCCGCGGCGGGCGGCGCCGACGTAGAGCAGCAGACGTTCGAGGAAATCATCGAGCAGCTGCGCGAAGAACTGCGCCCGCGTGCGGAAGAACTGGGCGTGTCCATCACGTTCATGGTGCTGCGCGGCGAGGTGTTCCCCGAACTGCGCGACGCGGCCACCGAGGCGAACGCCGACATGGTGGTCATCGGCGCCTCGGAGCAGGCTGGCCACCGGCTCGTCGGCTCGGTGGCCAGCCGCATGGTCCGCGCCGCGGTCTGGCCGGTCGTCGTGGTGCCCTGA
- a CDS encoding alpha/beta hydrolase: protein MKTRFRALAAVGALAAGCAVVPASAAAEWHPCQENPGAECATMRVPVDWANPAGPSIGIAVARRHATDPAARVGSLVYAPAGPGSSGVDAVTNDQLFGLMFPPEQAAKFDVVSFDPRGVRRSGPVRCDGKLAGALGDTAPRDQAEFTRLLGAQAALGASCRERTGPVIDHLDSRTQARDLDALRVFLGEEKLNVYALSYGTVVGEMYAELFGDRIRAMVLDAVVDHSADTVRTEITGAAAAEDSFSYFADWCDRSTACSLHGKPVRALVAALYAKADQGKLTDPDDPGRPLDRGGLAHRILEPLGNAGVTEAANRIARLVAGPSAVRSDPPSPDALPIYLYCADHRSSIGSYAALREVTARKAAVAPLVKTGWHGVPQLCANPPFATANPPHRLDADDAPPVLVTNSRYDDSTPHAGAARIAAQLPGSAFVTYDGMGHGAAVRGRCMRDVVTAYLTLGSTPPPGLHCPAEPLP from the coding sequence GTGAAGACCCGGTTTCGCGCGCTCGCCGCGGTGGGAGCGCTCGCCGCGGGCTGCGCCGTCGTGCCCGCGAGTGCCGCCGCCGAATGGCATCCGTGCCAGGAGAACCCCGGCGCCGAGTGCGCGACCATGCGGGTACCGGTCGACTGGGCGAATCCCGCCGGGCCCTCGATCGGCATCGCCGTGGCGAGGCGCCACGCGACCGATCCCGCCGCACGCGTCGGCTCGCTCGTGTACGCACCGGCCGGGCCGGGCAGTTCCGGTGTCGACGCCGTGACGAACGACCAGCTCTTCGGCCTGATGTTCCCGCCGGAGCAGGCCGCGAAGTTCGACGTGGTCAGCTTCGACCCGCGTGGCGTGCGCAGGAGCGGCCCGGTCCGCTGCGACGGGAAGCTCGCCGGCGCGCTCGGCGACACGGCTCCGCGCGACCAGGCCGAGTTCACGCGGCTGCTCGGCGCGCAGGCCGCGCTGGGAGCGAGCTGTCGCGAACGGACGGGACCGGTCATCGATCACCTCGACAGCCGCACGCAAGCGCGGGATCTCGATGCGCTGCGCGTCTTCCTCGGCGAGGAGAAGCTGAACGTCTACGCGCTGTCGTACGGCACCGTCGTCGGTGAGATGTACGCGGAACTCTTCGGCGACCGCATCCGCGCGATGGTGCTCGACGCCGTGGTCGACCACAGCGCGGACACCGTGCGGACCGAGATCACCGGTGCCGCCGCGGCCGAGGACTCGTTCTCCTACTTCGCCGACTGGTGCGACCGCAGCACCGCCTGCTCGCTGCACGGCAAGCCGGTGCGCGCGCTCGTCGCCGCGCTCTATGCCAAGGCGGATCAGGGAAAGCTGACCGATCCCGACGATCCCGGCCGCCCGCTCGACCGGGGCGGGCTGGCGCACCGCATCCTCGAACCGCTCGGGAACGCGGGCGTGACCGAGGCCGCGAACCGGATCGCCCGGCTCGTCGCGGGCCCCTCGGCGGTGCGATCGGACCCGCCGTCGCCGGACGCGTTGCCGATCTACCTCTACTGCGCCGACCACCGCAGTTCGATCGGCTCCTACGCCGCACTCCGCGAGGTCACCGCGCGGAAAGCGGCGGTCGCGCCACTGGTCAAGACCGGCTGGCACGGCGTACCGCAGCTCTGCGCCAACCCGCCGTTCGCCACCGCCAACCCGCCGCACCGGCTCGACGCGGACGACGCGCCGCCGGTGCTGGTGACCAACTCCCGCTACGACGACTCGACCCCGCACGCCGGAGCCGCGCGCATCGCGGCGCAACTGCCAGGGTCCGCGTTCGTCACCTACGACGGGATGGGCCACGGCGCCGCCGTGCGCGGCCGGTGCATGCGCGACGTGGTCACCGCCTACCTCACCCTCGGCAGCACGCCGCCGCCCGGTCTGCACTGCCCCGCCGAGCCGCTGCCCTGA
- a CDS encoding cytochrome P450 codes for MPHTPFEPASRTLDDADRTRSALRAAGPIVRVEAPAGGSAWIVTDEVLAREVLNDPRITKDPAGAPSSWVHADLEPTAAQQLSLTTLDGAEHLRLRKAHSPLFTAKRTRERADRITAIATELLTAQAAQGEPVDLMADFATRYPLTVLLDLLGIPLDRVDDAIGACRAMVSGQVPEAMAMFSAIAAAGLADGRDGLAVELRDRVPAEVTEDELHYLVFTLLFAGQLTTDAAIGFVLARTLDADVPVEALGSLVDETLRQYPPAPFTLWRFTSTEVELAGVRLSARSPVLVDIRGINATGAHPDLTFGAGPHYCIGAHLARLELRVAAQVLRTAFPQATLAVPKHELRQQDFGGIQGARLTALPVLLR; via the coding sequence GTGCCCCACACGCCGTTCGAACCGGCCAGCCGCACCCTTGACGACGCGGACCGCACGCGTTCCGCCCTCCGTGCCGCGGGCCCGATCGTCCGCGTCGAGGCCCCTGCGGGAGGATCGGCGTGGATCGTCACCGACGAGGTCCTCGCACGCGAGGTCCTCAACGACCCCCGGATCACCAAGGACCCCGCCGGAGCACCGTCGAGCTGGGTGCACGCCGATCTCGAACCGACTGCCGCACAACAACTTTCGCTCACCACCCTCGACGGCGCGGAGCACCTTCGGCTGCGCAAGGCGCATTCCCCGCTGTTCACCGCGAAGCGCACGCGGGAACGCGCCGACCGGATCACGGCGATCGCCACCGAGCTGCTCACCGCACAGGCCGCGCAGGGGGAACCGGTCGATCTGATGGCCGACTTCGCGACGCGCTACCCGTTGACCGTGCTGCTCGATCTGCTCGGTATCCCGCTCGACCGGGTCGACGACGCGATCGGAGCCTGCCGGGCGATGGTCAGCGGGCAGGTCCCCGAGGCCATGGCCATGTTCTCGGCCATCGCCGCGGCCGGGCTCGCCGACGGCCGCGACGGTCTCGCGGTCGAACTGCGCGACCGGGTCCCCGCGGAGGTCACCGAGGACGAGCTGCACTACCTGGTGTTCACCTTGCTCTTCGCCGGACAGCTCACCACCGACGCCGCTATCGGGTTCGTCCTCGCGCGCACCCTCGATGCCGACGTTCCCGTCGAGGCGCTCGGCTCACTGGTGGACGAGACGCTGCGGCAGTACCCGCCCGCGCCGTTCACGTTGTGGCGGTTCACCTCGACGGAGGTCGAACTCGCGGGCGTCCGGCTGTCCGCACGCTCCCCCGTGCTCGTCGACATCCGCGGCATCAACGCCACGGGGGCCCACCCGGATCTGACCTTCGGCGCCGGTCCGCATTACTGCATCGGCGCGCATCTCGCGAGGCTCGAACTCCGCGTCGCCGCGCAGGTGCTCCGGACCGCGTTCCCGCAGGCCACCCTCGCCGTGCCGAAACACGAGCTGCGCCAGCAGGATTTCGGCGGTATCCAGGGCGCGCGGCTCACCGCCCTGCCGGTGCTCCTGCGGTAA
- a CDS encoding TetR/AcrR family transcriptional regulator — MPVSPRRERERAERHQLIITTARELAEHEGWDAVTTRRLAEHIEYSQPVLYSHFSGKDAIIAAVATEGFAELARALEAARTSAKQTRARLAAIVHAYVEFAETNPALYDAMFTLSTELPFAQPDTPAPLQDGFAQLHLVLGPLSGDGDPGLFTELGWSALHGIVTLTRGGRLPRAAQAARLDLLVEHLLARTG; from the coding sequence ATGCCCGTATCACCGCGCCGCGAGCGTGAACGCGCCGAGCGGCACCAGCTGATCATCACCACCGCGCGGGAGCTCGCCGAGCACGAGGGCTGGGACGCGGTCACGACCAGGCGGCTCGCCGAGCACATCGAATACAGCCAACCCGTGCTGTACAGCCATTTCTCCGGCAAGGATGCGATCATCGCCGCGGTCGCGACGGAAGGGTTCGCCGAACTCGCCCGTGCGCTCGAAGCGGCCCGCACGAGCGCGAAGCAGACGCGCGCGCGACTGGCCGCGATCGTGCACGCCTACGTCGAGTTCGCGGAGACGAATCCCGCGCTTTACGACGCCATGTTCACCCTCTCTACCGAGTTGCCGTTCGCCCAGCCGGACACCCCGGCACCGCTCCAGGACGGCTTCGCCCAACTGCACCTGGTGCTCGGCCCGCTGTCGGGCGACGGTGACCCCGGCCTGTTCACCGAACTCGGGTGGAGCGCGCTGCACGGGATCGTCACGCTCACCAGGGGCGGGCGGCTCCCCCGTGCGGCGCAGGCGGCACGGCTGGATCTGCTCGTCGAGCACCTGCTCGCGCGCACGGGCTGA
- a CDS encoding DUF4267 domain-containing protein, translating to MSVQLWIGAAIAVATAVFIIFVGVRFLVTPQAFAANFGLPNWPSEAANSWLNLKGVRDIVSGLVIAVPLAFGEWRVLAVLMAVAALTPIGDALVVLKYRGRKAMAYGVHGGTALLVLVGAFLLGAGS from the coding sequence ATGTCGGTGCAGCTCTGGATCGGTGCGGCGATCGCGGTCGCGACCGCGGTGTTCATCATCTTCGTCGGAGTGCGGTTCCTCGTGACGCCGCAGGCGTTCGCCGCGAACTTCGGCCTGCCGAACTGGCCGTCGGAGGCGGCGAATTCCTGGCTCAACCTCAAGGGCGTCCGCGACATCGTGTCCGGTCTGGTGATCGCGGTACCGCTGGCGTTCGGCGAATGGCGCGTGCTGGCGGTGCTGATGGCCGTGGCCGCGCTCACGCCGATCGGCGACGCGCTGGTCGTGCTGAAGTACCGGGGCCGCAAGGCGATGGCGTACGGGGTGCACGGCGGCACCGCGCTACTCGTGCTGGTCGGTGCGTTCCTGCTCGGCGCCGGTTCGTGA
- a CDS encoding LysR family transcriptional regulator — MIDLRRLHMLRVVHQQGTVTAAAEALHLTPSAVSHHLRELARELKVPLLEPQGRGVQLTSAGRLLVEHADALLARWEEAQAELASYRAGGTGPLRIAGFTTAISGLIAPAAGRLRRSHPEISVQVRECDTAQSMDLLVAGKVDLAVVEPSGGEPLPDDARFEHSSLLEEPHIMLVPAEHPLAREASVRLEDAAGEDWIVADPGTCDHAQRVRVLCTAAGFSPRIVHAATQWPAVWSLVGNGLGVSLVPRLAEGPAGQAAVRVPVSNENVPPRRILTCVRRGSRQNPLVDLGIRALEEAVRDHEAAAGWPRSA, encoded by the coding sequence ATGATTGACCTGCGCCGGCTTCACATGCTCCGCGTGGTGCACCAGCAGGGCACGGTCACCGCGGCCGCCGAGGCACTGCACCTCACGCCGTCGGCGGTCTCCCACCACCTGCGCGAGCTCGCGCGCGAGCTCAAGGTCCCGCTACTGGAGCCGCAGGGCCGCGGCGTCCAGCTGACCTCGGCCGGGCGCCTGCTCGTCGAGCACGCCGACGCGTTGCTGGCCCGGTGGGAGGAGGCGCAGGCGGAACTGGCGTCGTACCGGGCCGGGGGAACCGGACCGCTGCGCATCGCGGGTTTCACCACCGCGATCAGCGGGCTGATCGCGCCAGCGGCGGGGCGGCTGCGGCGCAGCCATCCCGAAATCAGCGTGCAGGTGCGCGAATGCGACACCGCGCAGAGCATGGACCTGCTGGTGGCGGGCAAGGTGGATCTCGCGGTCGTGGAGCCGTCCGGTGGCGAGCCACTGCCGGACGACGCGCGGTTCGAGCACAGTTCCTTGCTGGAGGAGCCGCACATCATGCTGGTGCCCGCCGAGCACCCGCTGGCGAGGGAAGCGTCGGTGCGGCTGGAGGACGCGGCGGGCGAGGACTGGATCGTCGCCGACCCCGGCACGTGCGATCACGCCCAGCGGGTGCGGGTGCTGTGCACGGCGGCCGGGTTCTCGCCGCGGATCGTGCACGCCGCCACCCAGTGGCCCGCGGTCTGGTCGCTGGTCGGGAACGGGCTGGGCGTCTCGTTGGTGCCGCGGCTGGCCGAGGGGCCCGCGGGCCAGGCGGCGGTGCGGGTACCGGTTTCGAACGAGAACGTGCCGCCGCGCCGCATCCTCACCTGCGTGCGCCGGGGCAGCAGGCAGAACCCGCTCGTGGACCTCGGGATACGGGCTCTGGAAGAGGCGGTGCGCGACCACGAGGCCGCGGCGGGCTGGCCGCGGTCGGCCTGA
- a CDS encoding MarR family winged helix-turn-helix transcriptional regulator: MGRTEAEEMAEHRERLVEGLRSFGASYTELTRRFAGFLGLHATDAAALAEILYAEDKGVPLSPARLAERVSLTSGATTNLLNRLERAGHVVRIRDQADRRVVTLRASREIQGPAQEFFGGLLVSPIDALIAQYPVEKLEEFEEFLARLRVTMREVLAEE, from the coding sequence ATGGGGCGGACCGAGGCCGAGGAGATGGCCGAGCACCGCGAACGGCTCGTCGAGGGGCTCCGGTCGTTCGGTGCGAGCTACACCGAACTCACCCGCCGCTTCGCCGGTTTCCTCGGCTTGCACGCGACCGATGCCGCCGCGCTCGCCGAGATCCTGTACGCCGAGGACAAGGGAGTCCCGCTGTCGCCGGCGCGGCTCGCCGAACGCGTCTCGCTGACCTCCGGGGCGACCACCAACCTGCTCAACCGGCTCGAACGCGCCGGGCACGTCGTCAGGATTCGCGACCAGGCCGACCGGCGCGTCGTGACCCTGCGCGCCAGCAGGGAAATCCAAGGCCCGGCGCAGGAGTTCTTCGGCGGGCTGCTGGTGTCGCCCATCGACGCGTTGATCGCGCAGTACCCGGTGGAAAAGCTGGAGGAGTTCGAAGAGTTCCTCGCGCGGCTGCGCGTCACCATGCGCGAGGTGCTGGCCGAGGAGTGA
- a CDS encoding ABC transporter permease subunit, whose product MRFARRVRTPTRQRRRAVSLTPPNLVSCSRPELAGGGPAGGSRPLDLFEYLAQNWVDVVNDAILHVDLTLAAMAIAVLVGVTVGVLTYQRPALASLATTTTAAFLTIPSIALLGILIGPFGLGLTNVLIALSLYALLPITRNTIVGLRGVDRAIIEAGRGMGLGRARLLWRVRMPLAWPVILSGIRVSTQITIGIAAIGAYVKGPGLGNEIFDGLGRFGSVNSLNQVLTGTLGIVVLALLFDLAYVVLGKLTTLRRAPAVLAGKPGEAARRAGEAIELTGVSKLYPGSANPAVDNVTMRIPAGEIVVLVGPSGCGKTTTMKLINRMIEPSSGEITVGGTDVRALDPDEHRRNTGYVIQQTGLFPHLRVAANIGVVPKVLGWARERIAARVGELLAVVGLSPEHARRYPGQLSGGQQQRVGVARAMAADPPVMLMDEPFGSTDPITRARLQDEFLRLQREIGKTVVFVTHDFDEALKMGDRIAVLRPRSVIAQYDTPSAILTAPADDYVASFIGSGAQLKRLALIRLDEIDLGADADGDLPELPASTTLHDALDTMLRTGAGTVRVTRDGAVVGTCDLDRIVSALPPSQLPADRPPTPDPDDAAVPAAAPRKRNWRGLVVRPVLLAVALLALYFVVRAQPIDSIEGRYLNGNEIAAELSDHVVLSLVATLFTVVIAVPLGILLTRPGARWIRPIGLALGNLGQAIPSIGLVVLLALWIGTGTTTAVIALVVYATLPVLRNTIVGLEGVDTGVIDAARGMGLSRVAVLRRIELPLAVPVILAGIRTALVLTVASATLATFIDGGGLGGGLVAGIGLYRPVLSLSFGIIVAALALFADWLGLLAEEVLKPRGL is encoded by the coding sequence GTGCGGTTCGCACGCCGAGTGCGCACGCCGACGCGCCAGCGGCGCCGCGCGGTTTCCCTGACGCCGCCGAACCTGGTTAGCTGTTCGCGGCCCGAGCTCGCTGGGGGCGGACCGGCCGGAGGGAGCAGACCGCTGGACCTGTTCGAGTACCTCGCGCAGAACTGGGTCGACGTCGTCAACGACGCGATCCTGCACGTCGACCTGACCCTGGCCGCGATGGCCATCGCGGTGCTGGTCGGCGTGACCGTCGGTGTCCTCACCTACCAGCGGCCCGCGCTCGCCTCGCTGGCCACGACCACCACCGCCGCGTTCCTGACCATCCCGTCGATCGCGCTGCTCGGCATCCTGATCGGCCCGTTCGGGCTCGGCCTGACCAACGTGCTCATCGCGCTGTCGCTCTACGCGCTGCTGCCGATCACCCGCAACACGATCGTCGGCCTGCGCGGGGTGGACAGGGCGATCATCGAAGCGGGCCGCGGCATGGGGCTGGGCAGGGCGCGGCTGCTGTGGCGCGTGCGCATGCCGCTGGCGTGGCCGGTGATCCTGTCCGGGATCCGCGTGTCCACGCAGATCACCATCGGGATCGCGGCCATCGGCGCCTACGTCAAGGGCCCCGGCCTCGGTAACGAGATCTTCGACGGGCTGGGCCGCTTCGGGTCGGTCAATTCGCTGAACCAGGTGCTCACCGGCACGCTCGGCATCGTCGTGCTGGCGCTGCTGTTCGACCTGGCCTACGTGGTGCTCGGCAAGCTGACCACGCTCCGGCGCGCACCCGCCGTCCTCGCCGGGAAACCGGGCGAAGCGGCCCGGCGCGCCGGCGAGGCGATCGAACTCACCGGCGTCAGCAAGCTCTACCCCGGCTCGGCGAACCCCGCCGTCGACAACGTGACCATGCGGATCCCGGCCGGTGAGATCGTGGTCCTCGTCGGGCCGTCGGGCTGCGGCAAGACCACCACGATGAAGCTGATCAACCGGATGATCGAGCCGTCGTCCGGCGAGATCACCGTCGGCGGCACCGACGTTCGGGCGCTCGATCCCGACGAGCACCGCCGCAACACCGGGTACGTCATCCAGCAGACCGGGCTCTTCCCCCACCTGCGGGTGGCCGCGAACATCGGCGTGGTGCCGAAGGTGCTCGGCTGGGCGCGCGAGCGGATCGCGGCGCGCGTCGGCGAGCTGCTCGCCGTGGTGGGCTTGTCCCCCGAGCACGCCCGCCGCTACCCCGGGCAGCTCTCCGGCGGTCAGCAGCAGCGGGTCGGCGTCGCCAGGGCGATGGCCGCGGACCCGCCGGTCATGCTGATGGACGAGCCGTTCGGGTCGACCGACCCGATCACCCGCGCGCGCCTGCAGGACGAGTTCCTCCGGCTGCAGCGCGAAATCGGCAAGACGGTCGTGTTCGTCACCCACGACTTCGACGAGGCGCTCAAGATGGGCGACCGGATCGCGGTGCTGCGGCCGCGGTCGGTGATCGCCCAGTACGACACCCCGTCGGCGATCCTCACCGCGCCCGCCGACGACTACGTCGCGAGCTTCATCGGATCCGGTGCCCAGCTCAAACGGCTCGCCCTCATCCGGCTCGACGAAATCGACCTTGGCGCCGACGCTGACGGTGACCTGCCGGAGTTGCCAGCGAGTACGACGCTGCACGACGCGCTCGACACCATGCTCCGCACCGGCGCGGGCACCGTGCGCGTCACGCGGGACGGCGCCGTCGTGGGCACCTGCGATCTGGACCGCATCGTGTCCGCGCTGCCGCCGAGCCAGCTCCCCGCCGACCGCCCGCCGACGCCGGACCCCGATGACGCCGCGGTGCCCGCCGCCGCGCCGCGCAAGCGGAACTGGCGCGGGCTGGTCGTGCGGCCGGTGCTGCTCGCCGTCGCGCTGCTCGCGCTGTACTTCGTCGTCCGCGCGCAGCCGATCGACTCGATCGAAGGCCGCTACCTCAACGGGAACGAGATCGCCGCCGAGCTCTCCGACCACGTCGTGCTCTCGCTCGTCGCGACGCTGTTCACCGTCGTCATCGCGGTTCCGCTCGGGATCCTGCTGACCAGGCCGGGCGCGCGCTGGATCCGGCCGATCGGGCTCGCGCTCGGCAACCTCGGCCAGGCGATCCCGTCGATCGGGCTCGTCGTGCTGCTCGCGCTGTGGATCGGCACCGGGACCACCACGGCCGTGATCGCACTGGTCGTGTACGCGACGCTTCCGGTGCTGCGCAACACGATCGTCGGTCTCGAAGGCGTCGACACCGGCGTGATCGACGCGGCGCGCGGGATGGGCCTGTCCCGGGTCGCGGTGCTGCGCCGCATCGAACTGCCGCTCGCGGTCCCGGTGATCCTGGCGGGCATCCGGACCGCGCTCGTGCTGACCGTCGCGAGCGCGACGCTGGCCACGTTCATCGACGGCGGCGGGCTCGGTGGTGGGCTCGTCGCGGGCATCGGGCTGTACCGGCCGGTGCTGAGCCTGTCGTTCGGCATCATCGTCGCCGCGCTCGCCTTGTTCGCCGACTGGCTGGGGCTCCTCGCCGAGGAGGTGCTGAAACCCCGCGGCCTGTGA
- a CDS encoding M6 family metalloprotease domain-containing protein: MGRFSKRQLGVVVAAAFAVTMAVPIGAAVAAPGPVATAAGTGAGLPDDDRPSPEAKAQRQRAADALEREILSGGRQSRATGEPGTVDSLKISGTHKVFVLAVEFGDKTTPEIGGPAGPVHNGIPKPDPKKDNGTYWVPDFNQAHYQKLLFGDQQPSFKDFYRQQSQGRFGVEGQVTNWVKVPYSEAYYTAQGSMDKLISDGFADWVAQRKAGGATDADIKKELAQYDNWNRAKHLDQPDGQLDHLMVLHAGVGAETFGSHLDPRVKEVIWSHSSATDKPVAIGTTGVAASDYTIEPENAGVGVLAHEFGHDLGLPDFYDYSGNGCAEDPLACQDNATGFWTVMSGGSWLSNSDKVRGTAPGGFGPWEKLMLGWLDYQAVRYGQEANVRIDAPNAKQGANPQALVVILPPGQDGKGRYYLVENRRNIGYDQDLQHAYFNSYGATLFQRFAYQPGMLVWYWNRAQKDNNVSEHRGAGQVLPVDARVSPIISDDGRAIRPRVQMYDAAFTLSATKPLNLTWDNTTPDGVKYTAKVTQPAQPAQPTFDDRNSWYDPRAWRSSVDVPKTGTVISLFGEQRGGRTVDIGVSFPGAH, translated from the coding sequence GTGGGCAGATTTTCGAAGAGACAGCTGGGCGTGGTGGTCGCTGCCGCGTTCGCGGTGACGATGGCCGTGCCGATCGGTGCTGCCGTCGCGGCACCGGGCCCGGTGGCCACCGCCGCCGGTACGGGTGCCGGACTTCCGGACGACGACCGCCCGTCCCCCGAAGCGAAGGCCCAGCGGCAGCGCGCCGCGGACGCGCTGGAACGGGAAATCCTCTCCGGTGGCCGCCAGTCCCGCGCGACCGGCGAACCGGGGACCGTGGATTCGTTGAAGATCAGCGGGACGCACAAGGTGTTCGTGCTCGCGGTGGAGTTCGGGGACAAGACGACACCGGAGATCGGCGGCCCCGCCGGTCCGGTGCACAACGGGATTCCGAAACCGGACCCGAAGAAGGACAACGGAACCTACTGGGTGCCCGACTTCAACCAGGCGCACTACCAGAAACTGCTGTTCGGTGACCAGCAGCCGTCGTTCAAGGACTTCTACCGGCAGCAGTCGCAGGGCCGGTTCGGGGTCGAGGGCCAGGTGACCAACTGGGTCAAGGTGCCTTACAGCGAAGCGTATTACACCGCGCAGGGCTCCATGGACAAGCTCATTTCGGACGGGTTCGCCGACTGGGTCGCGCAGCGCAAGGCCGGGGGCGCGACCGACGCCGACATCAAGAAGGAACTCGCCCAGTACGACAACTGGAACCGCGCCAAGCACCTCGACCAGCCGGACGGCCAGCTCGACCACCTGATGGTCCTGCACGCCGGTGTCGGCGCCGAAACCTTCGGGAGCCACCTCGACCCGCGCGTGAAGGAAGTCATCTGGTCGCATTCCAGCGCGACCGACAAGCCGGTGGCGATCGGCACCACCGGAGTGGCGGCAAGCGATTACACGATCGAACCGGAAAACGCCGGTGTCGGCGTGCTCGCCCACGAGTTCGGCCACGACCTCGGCCTGCCCGACTTCTACGACTACAGCGGAAACGGCTGCGCCGAGGACCCGTTGGCCTGCCAGGACAACGCCACCGGGTTCTGGACCGTGATGAGCGGCGGTTCGTGGCTTTCCAACTCGGACAAGGTCCGGGGTACCGCGCCCGGCGGCTTCGGCCCGTGGGAAAAGCTGATGCTGGGCTGGCTCGACTACCAGGCGGTGCGCTACGGCCAGGAAGCGAACGTGCGCATCGACGCGCCGAACGCGAAGCAGGGCGCGAACCCGCAGGCGCTGGTGGTGATCCTGCCGCCGGGCCAGGACGGCAAGGGTCGCTACTACCTGGTGGAAAACCGGCGCAACATCGGCTACGACCAGGACCTGCAGCACGCGTATTTCAACTCCTACGGCGCGACCCTGTTCCAGCGCTTCGCCTACCAGCCGGGGATGCTGGTGTGGTACTGGAACCGCGCCCAGAAGGACAACAACGTCTCCGAACACCGGGGAGCGGGCCAGGTGCTGCCCGTCGACGCGCGCGTCAGCCCGATCATCTCCGACGACGGCAGGGCGATCCGGCCGCGGGTGCAGATGTACGACGCGGCGTTCACTCTCAGCGCTACCAAACCGCTGAACCTGACGTGGGACAACACGACCCCGGACGGGGTCAAGTACACCGCCAAGGTGACCCAGCCGGCGCAACCGGCGCAGCCGACCTTCGACGACCGGAACTCCTGGTACGACCCGCGTGCCTGGCGCAGTTCCGTGGACGTGCCGAAGACCGGCACGGTGATCAGCCTGTTCGGCGAACAGCGCGGTGGGCGGACCGTGGACATCGGGGTTTCCTTCCCCGGCGCGCACTGA